The Thermothelomyces thermophilus ATCC 42464 chromosome 4, complete sequence region CTTGTCGGCGCGAGTGGCTTGCAGGCTGAAAGCTCTGGCGAGATGATCTGCCGAATCACATCCCGCGCCGGACCCCAACTGCGTGGTTCAGGCGCTTAATCAGACAAAGTCGCGAGCACGGCCAACCAACTCCGGCAACGTCAAGTCCTGCCGAGTCTGAGGCTTCCGCGACTTCACTTCTTCTGCAAAACGCACGCTTCATTCATGCTGAGTTCGCATCCTGCGGCACGCAGCGCACATCGCTGCTCTTTTGACAGGCCGAGCCCCTGAATGAACCTCTCGTTCCGAGGTTCTTCTTTTCaactttttttccttttgtTTCTGGTTCCTCTTGCCGCAGCCTTCGAAGGGGGCCGCTCACTTCAATGCAAAAGCACTTCTTGCTCTTGCCAGCGGCGTGCCTGCTGCTCGGGGGAATCGGTCTCTATGTCCAACGGGACCAGCTTGCCTACCTTGCGCGACCCGAGTTCCTCAACCCTATCGCCCATGGCCAGGAACATGCCCCGCCGTCACCATCCAAGACCACCTCCTCAGACCCCGCCACCATCACTACTACTGCAAGTGAGTGCCAAAGGTTCCCTCTAGCATTGCCGCGGCTTCTGACCTTGACGAACAGCATTTCTGGCCGAGTCGACAAGGGCAGCTTATGTGAAGGCCATCATGAACCCGGACGCCACGGACCTTCCTCGCATGGAATGTCCCAAGCTGGACTCATCGCGGTACAAGCAGTTGCAGGAGACGGGCGGCGATCAGGGCATCCGGTACTTCTTCGCCCTCGACCTCCGCCAATGCCTCGCCATTCTTCCCCGCCTCCTCGGCAGCGTGGTCGAAGCAATCCGCTTCCTGGGGCCCGAAAAGTGTGCCCTCTCCATCGTCGAGGGCAACTCGGACGACGGCACGAGCGAGGTGCTGGCCGCGCTCCGCCCGGAATTGGAAGCCCTGGGGCTGCTGGCCTACCACTTCAACACGTCCCCGATAAACCCCAAAAAGGGCAACCGCATCCAGGCCCTCGCGACGCTGCGCAACCTCGCCCTGCAACCGCTGCTCGACCGCTACTACACCAATCCCAAGCAgtcttcgccgccgccaccacccaCCCCGCCGCCCACCGTCATCTTCCTCAACGACGTCGCCATCTGCCCGGAGGACATCCTGGAGCTGGCGCACCAGCGGCGCGCCCTGGGCGCCGACATGGTCTGCGCGATGGACTGGACCTACGTCGGGCAGGACCCGACCTTCTACGACGTGTGGGTGGCGCGGGGGCTGACGGGGGACTCGTTCTTCGAGATCCCGCCCGACGGCAGCTGGGACCTGGCCTGGAACCTGTTCTGGAACGACCCGGGCGCGCGGGCGCGCCTGGCCGCGCGCCGGCCCTTCCAGGTCTTCTCGTGCTGgaacggcgccgccgccttctcgGCCGCGCCGCTGGTCGACGACCAGTCTTCGGTCCGGTTCCGCGCCCCGCGCGAGGGCGAGTGCTTCCAGGGCGAGCCGCAGCTCTTCTGCAAGGACCTGTGGTTCCACGGCTACCGCAAGATCGCCGTCGTGCCCGCCGTCAACCTCGAGTACTCGGACGACGCCGGCCGGAGGATCAAGGAGGCCAAGGGCTACGCCTCCACCTGGGTCGGCGCGCCCGGGTGGGAGGACGACTCGATCGAGTGGCGCAACGACCCGCCCGAGGGCGTCAAGTGCATTCCCGCGTACGATAAGCAGTTTTTTGAGGCCTGGAACAAGACGCAGCCGGGAACATGAAGAGGAAGGCGGAGGAATCAAACAAAATCGAATGAAAATGGGGCGGATGGTTGAATGTTGAGTAGTTGCGAGCATACCGGAGCCATGTTAGGCCACGCTGATGCGAGAGGCGTAATTATCTGTTTTTTTTGTCAGTTAATACTTTGGTTGGCGTTGGGCGTATCAAGAGTTGAGGCGAGTTTACGGTATTACCTGCCAGTCTGCTCGACAGTGAAACACCAGACAGGAGGGCTGACCAATTAGTGTATTATCCCAGGCGTCAGCAAGGGAAATGTTCTCAAATGTTCTAGCCGGACCCGGTTACGGCACCCTACCTGTTTGTTGGCCAGGAGGGAGTTATCTCTGTGTGCCCGCCACGAGATGCTATTATCCTGTTCAGCTGGCTCTGCGCCCGGATTCCTTGCTCGTGGCCCTAATTAAACCCTGGGAAATGTTACATTCTGAATAGATATTATTAACCTACCTATATTCTTAGGGCGGGAAGCGGCCTTAGGAGCCTGGACACGGCTGTTCTTTCAAGGTCACCTGTCTGCTGAGTGCTAGGTGATCGACATTTGCTAAGTCGATGGGGAGAGTTACGAATATGAATGAGGCTCACTAATACACAGTTCGCTGTTCAATATTGAGGTAAGGTACCTATTCAACCTAGTATGACCGGCACAATGCCCGATTTCTCTTCGCGAAtcaaaaaagaagaaagaaatcCGCACTTCCTCAGCTCTTCATCATTGACCTCTCAAACTGTGGCCAATGATTTTCCTGTTCTCACTGAGGTTCTAGTATTTTGCAAGTCATTGTGGATCGAACAGGTTTGCCAAGTATGCTCGATTAATATATGGTGCGACGTGATAGAAAGTCATCTCACTTGTCTTTGCCAAAGATCCACCAAGGGCATGTTAACCTGACTTGGGGCGTGTTATTGAGTTCACGCCGAAACGAAGTCTTCAACTCGCAGGTGGTGCTCCAACCGCAGGCCATTATCCGCCGCAAAGGGTTGGTCGAGCCATATTATTATACAGATGTCCGTAACAAAGAGGTAAATAACGAAGGTGACCTGGGTACAAGTTTGGTTACACCTAGGAGTGAGGGGGCCCGCACAAGGTAGAAGCCCGCCggcttttctttttccatCTACATTTTAGCAGTGGATCGTCGACCTCGACCCTGTACGAATGACAAGAGGTCACTGAGACGAACGTGTTAACCAGACGACAGACATGGACGAGACTACTAACACGGATCAGACTGGTAAGAGTCTGTGTAAGTGATTTTGCTTTTTTCCTTCGTCCTCCCTGTTCGTTAGGTTGTTATGTTGTTTTTCTGTATAAACCAACGTTGGTAGGCAGCCGTAACCCGCAGAACCGCAGATCATATCTGTTGCACTGCCGAGGACGGTTTGTCCAGATCGATCAGGCGCGGAGAGGCAGGTCAGAAGGTCATCTGGGTACGTTTCAACCAGGCTTTGCTGGCAGAGTGGTTGATCTATTCCTTCGTGTCCCTTGTTGTTTCATAAGCGAGACATTACATCTTTTCTCCCCCATAGATGCGTTCTGTTGAGCCATCGGTGTGTGTAATCACGTCTCTCTACCCTCACGTTCAAAGTTACCAGGGTCCTCTTCCCATCTCGTCGCTCATTGATACATGAGTCTTCACAAGCCTCTTGCAATTCCAGGTACATCtctgctttttcttgtttaTTTTCAGAGACAAGACATAGGCCAGCCTTTGACCTTCCCATCTCTTCCCTCATCCGCAAGGCCAGTCCTCCTAGGGTGGCGAGTTCATGTCAGAGAAATGTTTGTCACAGCAGAGCAACGTATCTGCGAGTATAGCAAGACCGCCACGTGTGGTACACCGACACGTCGATGTCGTGGCCCCGGGAAGAATCAGCGACTTCCATTGCCGAGCCAGCACCTCAGAGTGCTAAAGTATTACTTGAACAAGGCGGCGAATGGCGGTGCAGACATTGCTCACCACGCGGGTCCTTTTGATATTCTTTTCATTTCCCCCAGTTTCCAAATCTCACGATTTTCCATTGCTTCCTCACCCTCTTTCGCAACAAAGCGAAGTTCCTCCCTCCTTACCCTTTGATTTTCTCTTTCCGCTTTGCCAACTGACCACCACGAACGGCCGACAGCCTCCGAGATATACGTCAGCATGGCCCGCGTCATGTTGGGGAACTCGCCCGATGCTTTCGAGGGCTCCTTCGTCAAGGGTTACGAGAAAGGTTTCGAGAGTGGCTGGGCTCTCGGCTTCGAGCATGGCAGAAAGGAAGGTCGCCGCGAGGTGGTTGTTCAAAAGAATAAAGGTACCGATAATCCCTATGCCGAGATCGCCGAGGTTCACCGATGCTGCTGTAAGTCTTAATCCTCTCGGGTCTCCGATTCTCCACTGTtctctcctcccccccccccccctttctctctctctctctctctctctctctctctctctctctctctctctctctctctctctctctctctctctctctctcttcctctCTCTAGAGTCTTCAATTGTCACAGGCTGGTGGTACGGAGAGCTCGCAACACACTCTGGCTAACCACATAATTAACCTACCTGTTTCATGCAGGCCCCTCTTCGACCTTGAGCCGCCAAAAGATGTGTCTGCTGAGTGATGCCCCCTTATACGAGGGTGGTAGTGGCGATGCCCAGTCCGTCATATCCGCCGCTGATTCCGAGAACTCGGACCTGATGGACGTTTACCACGATGCTCAGTCGCATCTCGCCTCGTCGTCTGTTCCGGGCAACAGCGGGGACAACGCGGGAACTTCGGACAGACGATTCGGGCCTGATGCCAATCACGCCGTTGGTAATCTTGAGCCTTCGGACCAGAATTCGCTGAACCTTCACCCTGGGAACAACGGTGCCCGAGGCACTGTCACGTCCTCTCCGGGCCCTGGCAACCAGGTCAACAACGTCCATACCAACCGTATCGTGAGTGCGGCCCATTCCCAGATGCCTGCCGCTGCCGACGACGTCACGTCTCCGGAGaaggaagagaaagaggaagaggacctGATCTGGCTCGGCACGGCCCCCACTCCTATGATCACGGGCGAGGCTCCCAACCGCCATGACAACATGGACCCCGACACCGCCCTCACCAACCCCACGGTCAACACTCCCTCCGTCAAGGAGACCAGCAGCAACGAAGGAGGAAAGGCAGAGAAaatggaggaagaagaagcagcctgcgcacccgcacccgcgccctcgacgacgacgacgatgcagacgacgacgacgatgcaGACGACGACGAAAACGCTCTACAACATCCCGCTCCCGCCCGCGGTGCGCCCGCTGACGCCGGACCTGAGCGTGTCCCCGCGGGCGCGGCGCGGGCCCCGCCCGGCCTACCCGGTGCTCGAGCGCGGCTTCGACGCGTACGCGCTGCGCGCCCGCGGCGCCCGCGTCGTCGAGAACCCGTGGCGCGTGCTCGTCGGCCCGCTCAGCCCCGCCTCTCGCGCCGCGTGGCGCCGCGACGCCGGCAGGGCCTACCTCCGCAGCCGGCTGGAGACCCCGACCCCGCGGATCAGGGGTGGTCGTGGTTTTGGTGGTGGTTTTGCTAACTTGCGTGTTGGTGGTGCtactgctggtggtggtagtagtGGCGCTGGCGGCTGGGGCCCGAACGACGAGGAGAGGGGTGATCGGGACGGGGACTCCGGCCTGGTCTTTTGTGACATGGTCAGCGACGGCCAGGGCGTCTGGTACGTGCTGGCGACCTTTGATCGGCAGGACCGGGCCAGCAGGGCGGTCGAGGTCTTCACGGGCTACGCTTGGTGAGTGCTCCCAATTGTGTCTTTTCAGGGAGGAAGGAAAGAAGACGTTCTTGATCGTCGTGTTGATCAGAAGCTGACTCCTCGGACCGTGCGTGCGTGCGCGTATTTATTTAGCGGGGGCTCGATCATGTGGGCCTGGATTTTCCAGGAGGAAGAGTGAAaatatctctctctctcgaaTACCTACCGTGGGATGTGCGAGGGCAAACAGTGGGAAGGGGGTGCAGTGCATTGATCTCGCTCGAAGTTGGCTTCGGCGAAGTACTGGGATTGAAGTTGAAGTGAGTTTCAAGGACTGGTCAAAATGACTTGGCTAAGGAATGATGGGGGGGATCCGAACCCATGCTCTCTGAGTTCCAATCAATTGCTATCTCACATTTCAGTTCAAAGTAGATAGTCTATTAGTGCCTTTCTGCCATGGGGTCCTGTTCCCTACCCTTCTCATTTAGACCATATATCGTCCCATAATTAATAGTAGGCGACGTTAAGACAGCTATTATCAGCCACAGTTGGCTGCTGAGACGCCCATAGCCAAgtcctatagatataagaAAGCTAGCTACGAGGCTGGAGCATTACAGTCCCATGCCCCGATGATTGATTTCGTTGTTCCGGAACTGCTTCCACCGACATCGCAAGGCGAAGGATCGGAAAGGCTCTGAGAACCAGGAGCAGGGCGGCCGTGTGACATGCGGACCGTTGCCGCCG contains the following coding sequences:
- a CDS encoding glycosyltransferase family 69 protein (CAZy_ID 268057), encoding MNPDATDLPRMECPKLDSSRYKQLQETGGDQGIRYFFALDLRQCLAILPRLLGSVVEAIRFLGPEKCALSIVEGNSDDGTSEVLAALRPELEALGLLAYHFNTSPINPKKGNRIQALATLRNLALQPLLDRYYTNPKQSSPPPPPTPPPTVIFLNDVAICPEDILELAHQRRALGADMVCAMDWTYVGQDPTFYDVWVARGLTGDSFFEIPPDGSWDLAWNLFWNDPGARARLAARRPFQVFSCWNGAAAFSAAPLVDDQSSVRFRAPREGECFQGEPQLFCKDLWFHGYRKIAVVPAVNLEYSDDAGRRIKEAKGYASTWVGAPGWEDDSIEWRNDPPEGVKCIPAYDKQFFEAWNKTQPGT